Part of the Nicotiana sylvestris chromosome 2, ASM39365v2, whole genome shotgun sequence genome, GCAGGCTATGAGATGCACAAAGGGAATACGATTCAGAGGAGAACGAAGTACCACTAGGAGCACAAGCTGATGAGGAACCAAATGAGAAGGACAAAGAAGAAGGTGAGCAAAATGTAAATGAGCAAAGTGTAAATGGAGAACTCCATGCAAATGACAACAATACATCTGGTAATCTTTTAATAATGGGAGATTCAGAAATTGGTGAGCACAACAATAATTATCAGATAGCAGAAGTCACAGAAATTAGAAATTATGAAGGAAGAGGACCAGAGGTAAATGATCCGGGAGGAACAGAAGACGATAAACTTCAGAAAGAACACAACACAACATAGAAGGAGAAAAAgccaaaacaaaaaacaaaaatagtaCATGTTACTGGTACATTGGAGAAAAAGCAGTTGCAGCTTTTAAAACGAGGAGAAGAGAAGGCCTTGGTCCCTAAAAAGAATGCAGGTGGAGCTATATCAGGGAAGGAagacaatgaagaagaagaagaacctgGCAGATCAGGATACGACATGGATCACGAATCAACTATTCAACACCTTATGAATGCTGCAAGGCAAGGTGACTTATCACCTACGCAAGTGGAAAAGgcaaaatcagcagcaaaaggtaagaagaagcaacaaaaagataattttgcaGCCCCAAAACCTGGGGTGCACACAAGGAGAATGCTGACTAAATCAAACAATTAGTGATGAATGCTCTCATTTGGAATATAAGGTCAGTAAACACACAACATGCCTTTGAAATGTTGACAAAAATGCACAGGAAAAATCACTATGAATTTGTAGGATTAATGGAGCCAAAGCAACAAGCAAAAAAATTGGAAAGGTACAGAAACATGATAGGACTTGCACAAGCAATTTCAAATGTTTCCAACAAGATCTGGGAATTCATAGATGAGGTATTTGAGGTAACTGTCATGTACAATATGGTGCAACAATTAACACTACGATTGTTTCATACTGAATCACGTGTGGAGTTTGTTCTAACATTGATATATGCTAAATGTGATGCAATTGAAAGGATAGAATTATGGGATTCATTATATGCAATGGCAAGGGATATGAATGCACCATGGCTAGTAGGGGGAGATTTCAATGTAATATGGGACGAAGAAGAGAAGTTTGGTGGGTTACCTGTGTCATtgaatgaaattgatgattttcgaCACTGCGTCCATTCTTGCAATCTCTTCGACCTTGGATTTAAAAGTAGCATATTCACATGGTGGAATGGGAGAGCAGAGGAAGACTGTATATTCAAAAGGCTAGACAGATGCTTGGCCAATTTTCAATTCCAACAAACATTTCCGAGAATAGAGGTGCAACATTTGTCAAAGACTGGTTCCGATCATAGTCCAATGTATCTGAAGTCTGATATTGAGACTCCACCAATAAAAAAGCCTTTTAAGTTCTTGAATTTTTGGGTGAAACATGCAACTTTTAAAGATGTGGTGAGAGAGAACTGGACAGCTGATTTCAGTGCaaatccttttatcatttttaatcacaagttaaaaaaattaaagaaggccCTTTAATTGTGGAGTAAGGCTACATttggaaatattttccaaaagataGCAAGCATGGAGGAGGTAGTGATGGTTCATGAAGCAGAATTTGAAGCAAATCCTACAGGGATGAACAGGGAAAGGCTACAAAAGATTCAGGCAGAATTGATCAAATGTCTTGCACTAGATGAGAAATATTGGCAACAAAAGGCGGGCATGACTTGGTTCAAGGAAGGGGATAGGAACACTAAGTTCTTCCACGCACAAGTGAGAGGTAGGAGGAAGAGACTTCAGCTTAACAGAATTCAAGATAGTGGAGGAACATGGattgaataagaaaaagaaattgcAGAAGAGGCTATCAAATTTTATGAGGAACAGTTCACAGAAGCAGCTACTCCTTCTTTATTTGATATCGTAGAGCATGTTCCTAATCTGATTAACAATGAACAGAATGCAGAATTGATTAAGCAGCCAACAAAAGAGGAGGTTAAAGTGGAAGTATTTGGACTTAATGGTGATAGTGCTGGAGGGCTAGATGGTATGACAGGCAAGCTATATCATTCTTGTTGGGACATAATAGGGATGACCTGTACGACATGGTGAGGGCTTTTTTCAATGGTCATGAGCTACCAAAGTGTGTAACACACAAAAACCTAGTTCTgctaccaaagaaaaaagaagttaccacTTTTTCTGATCTAAGACCAATAAGCCTCAGTAATTTTTCAAATAAGGTTATATCGAGGGTCGTGCATGAAAGGCTAGTGAAATTTCTCCCAAGTCTGATATCGGAGGAACAGTCAGGTTTTGTTAATGGCAGGAATATAGTAGAAAACATCCTTCTAACTCAGGAGATAGTCACTGACATTAGGCTTAGAACTAAGGTTGGACCTAATGTCATCCTGAAGCAAGATATGACCAAAGCTTATGATAGATTATCTTGGCTATTCCTAACAAAGGTAATGAGAAAGGTGGGATTCACAGAAAGGTTGATAGGGATTGACTTTGGATTAGTTTCAAACAATTGGTATTCTATTCTAATCAATGGTCAAGCTCATTGTTTCTTTAAGTCCTCAAGGGGAGTAAAACAAGGTGATCCTGTATCTCCAACTTTGTTTATCTTGGCAGCAGAAGCATTCTATTCTAACTTGTATTTTTGTGGATTTGGGATGCCAAAGTGGAATCCAAAGATCAATCATTTGACGTATGCAGATGACATGATTATTTTCTCGTCCTCAGATGAAACAtctctgatgctgattatgcaagtGTTGAATGCATATGAAGCTGCATCTGGGCAGCTTATTAACAAGACCAAATCAGCTGTGTACCTGCATCATTTAACACACATGGAAGTGGTCAGCAAGGTGGAAAGGATCACATGCATTCATAGGAATGAATTTCCTATCATATACCTAGGTTGTCCTATTTTTTATGCAAGAAGAAAGTTGGAATACTATCAGCCCCTAATTACTAAGGTAATGGACAAAATGCAATCATGATAGGGAAAGTTATTATCGGTAGGGGGTAGGGCAGTTCTCATATCCCATGTACTGCAAAGCATGACTATGCATCTACTATCAGCTGTAAACCCTCCaaaatatgtgataaataggTTGCACAAATTGTTTGCTCAGTTTTTCTGGAGCAGCTCTGTAGGAGGAACTAGTAGGCATTGGGCTTCATGGAATACCTTATGCATGCCAGTTGAGGAAGGAGGAATAGGTTTCAGGTCACTGCATGATGTAGCAAAGGCATTATTCAGCAAGTTGTGGTGGAATTTCAGAACAAAACCAAGCCTATGGAGCTCTTTCGTATGTCAGAAATACTGTAAGAAAATGAATTCAGTAGTTGTTCCATGGAAAAAGGGTCTCACATTTGGAGAAAAATGCTGGAATGCAGAGATCTGATTGAACATCAAATCTTTTGGCAAACAAAAAGGGGATCCACACTTTTTTGGTTTGAAAACTGGACATGTCTTGGGGCACTATATTTTTTGGTTCCTCAGGACTTTGGCATTGATGAGACAATACAAAATGTACACGAGGTTACCTTAGATGGTGAGTGGGATGTGGACAGGCTATTTGAAATGCTTCATGAAGACTTAGCAGTACACATTCTAGAGAAAATCAAACCACCTTCACCTCAGCAGGTTCTTGACGTGCCTTGTTGGATGCTGGAAACAAGATGATATTTCAGTGTTAAGTCAGCATGGGATTATACGAGAAGAAGAGACGAACCAAGAACAGCTTATAGGATGATTTGGGTAAAGGGActgccttttaaaatagcatttttCATGTGGAAAATGTGGAAAGCAAAGATACCTTTAGATGATTTCTTGAAAAAGGTAGGCTACTGCATGCCATCAAAATGTTGGTGTTGTGTACAACCTGATGAGGAATCTCTTCAGCACTTGTTTTTTAGATCAGAAACTGCAAAGACAACTTGGAAGTATTTTCTATTGAGGGCAGGAATAGCTGTGGAGGGAGTTACATTGCACCAAGCAATCACAAAATATTGGACTGCAAATGTGTGCTTAAGGCTCAAACCAGTAATGCAAGCACTCCCCTCATGCGTAGTATGGGAACTctggaaaagaagaaatagtatGAAGTATGTTGATGCTGTGACAACTAGCAGGGTGATTTATCAAGTTTCATCAAATCTCCAGGCATTGGTGAAAGTGAGAAAGCCTGGGATGGACATGGTACCTCACAAATGGAAAGATCTTCTAGCTATGATGGAAAATTTCACTCCCAAACTTAAGGTTACCAAATTCATGTGGGAACTTCCAAGTGCAGTATGGCTAAAAGTTAATACGGATGGGGCATCGAGGGGAAATCCAGGCAGGAGCTCAATAGGTTTTTGTATAAGAAATGAAAATGGTAACATAGTCAAGTCAGTAGGGAGGGATATTGAGGAGACAACAAACACAGTAGCTGAAGCGAAGGCCATGGTAGAAGCACTAAGGTTCTGCAAATTTCAACAATACTCTCATGTATGGCTTCAAACTGACTCAATGTTATTAAAAAAGATAATGGATGGGATTtggaaaccaccatggatcataTCTGAGCAGGTAGAGGAAATGATGCAACTAATGAATGGGGCAATTACACAGTTACTCATATTCATAGGGAGGGCAACAAGCTGGCTGATCATTTGGCTAATTATGCTTTAGATCATAGAGAAATAAAATGCCAACAATTCTAGCATCTAGATGCACAGGGAAGGAGGTTGGTTAATAAAGATAAGCTGCAATGTCCAAGTCTAAGGGTGAAGCTGGACAGGAGATAAgaagcaaagagaaaaggaagagcagGAAGCATGTCAACTTAATCGACCAATATATTCAAATCCTAAGGGAGGAGGGTATTTCTATCACGCAGGTACAACTACGTTATGTTAAAGAACAAAATTATTTCAGTAAACAAGATGGGCACGTGATATTATGCACAGTAACAGATAACAAATTTATTGGAATCTGCACAAGCACGCTAGGGAATTGGCATGGAGGGCTGCGAGAAACCCTTTCATGTAAGCACATGGTTTATGTGAAAAGCGTGAAGCCTGTCTCTTGGCCTGGGCAGCGCAATCGAGCAAAAATGAATGAAGGAAGGGAAGAACAAAGCACACGCGTGGAGGGTAGCAGCTGCCACAACCAGAGCAGCTGGGACGTGAAATTTGGGAGTAAAATACAAAAAGGGAGGCACGCATGCTCTCACATAGAAAGGCACGCTGGAAGGTAAAGCATGCTGGACATGAATGCTTTTGATACTTGAGCATGCAATACTTTAGCTcaattcgagaaatggtagagcGTGTCCATGAAATTGCACTAATTGCACGAAATTGGGTTGGACATGAAATTGCACGCTGGAATTGTTTCTCTCATTGCTGGAGATGCACGCATGGCCTACGCATGGGGTGGAAAGTCGTCCAGCAAGAAGGCATGCGCATGGGGTCTTGACAACAAAAACGGGGACATGTTTTATTAGGAGTGCTTTGAGCATGCACTTGATTTGCACAATTCTAGAAAAGCTGGATTACACCATGTTCGACCACAAGGATGCAATTTGGAAAGAATCTTGATACACGCATGGATACTGGCAGCATTCAAAACAAAAGATGTGGGGGCGTGTCTTTTTAGGACGACATTTTAAATTACAACAGGGATACACGCCTGTTTTCAAATGGAATCGCCTGTTTTCAAATGAATTTCGCGCTGGAAATGCAACGCACGCTGGACAATGAATTGGAATGTGCTACTTTGATAGTGCATGCTTTCTCACATTACTGGAGATGGCATATGCATGGGGTGAGCTTGACTTGGAAGAAAAGTGGTCAGACTGGATGATCGCATGCCTATTTTGCGACTATATTGGGAATAGGATAAAGCATGTTATGACAGTTCATGGATACAACTGTATTAAATGAACGCATGATTTCGAGAAGCAAGTTATGTTTTCGACAAAAGTTGTAATTAAATAATAGGATGCCAGCTCGGTTTCGACAAGCAGAAGAGGATGCACAAACAACAAACATGGGCAATTTTACACTAAGAACTTGATTCTCAGTGGGATGGACATTTTATTTGGCATTAGACTTTGAAGGGTAAAGCTCAAGCTACAAACACTGGGACCAATATCTGGTGGATCAGGAGGGATTGCACAAGGATACATCATCGCGTAAGTTTGGCAGAATCAAGAATCAAGAATTCATGAGAACATCTACTATCATAAGAATAATTCAAAGCATGCCTATACAAGCAAAATCTGGGCAGTAGCTACATGGTTAAGAGCCTATATGTGTAATATGCAAAATTTGAATTTGGACACTCGTACTAATAAGCTGCAGGGGCAAGATTTTTCGTCAATAACCATATCAGTCCATATATGATACCAATGTAGAGCTCCGTTCTCAATATTGGTAATAGGTATTATGTAATAGTCATAGTTATTTTTTCCATTACGCAAGACAACCTGACATTATGTACGTTTTGTTTtgtttggatttatatatataataaaactagccctaggcgcttacctagaggattgccaaaaaaaaatgaAACGTTAAAAAAATGTTTAATAGAAATAAGAACCATAACAGATCTGAGCCCTAATTTTAGGGCAAATAAAACTCGTTAGAAATATCAACGAAAATCATAATAAAATGCACATAGATAGATATACGggaatattaaagaaaatatttaacaaaaataaaaaaactagaACAGATCTTGAAAAGATCTGAACCCTAGCTTTAGGGTAAATGAAAAATCGAATCAAATCTTAGAGATTCATACCATAAAGAGACGAAGAATGAACATAGATGAAAATGAGTGAAGGTTCGAACCAGATTTGGTCCAAAATGAGGAAAATCGGCTTGCCATGTTAGGAAAGCAATTATGTTATGCCATAAACAAGTATCCAATAGCGAAAAAGAATCACTAAGGTAAGAAAATCCCCGATTGATTCCATATCTAGTTGGAATTGAAAGGGATTAGAGGTGACGGTGCTAGGGTTTCACAAGAGAAAAGAGGAGTGTTTGAGGGCGGCAAGTTTAAAGGAATGAGGGGTTAGGGTTAGGATAGGTTTTAATTAAAGGGGAGGAGGTGAATGGAGGCCGTTGATCTtgagagatcaacgaccaggattaaaAGAAAGGTTTGGGTCGGGTTAAAAATTAGGTTACCAATTGGGTATTGGGTTACGGGTCGTTTGGTTTGGGCTAGGTTG contains:
- the LOC138884881 gene encoding uncharacterized protein codes for the protein MWKAKIPLDDFLKKVGYCMPSKCWCCVQPDEESLQHLFFRSETAKTTWKYFLLRAGIAVEGVTLHQAITKYWTANVCLRLKPVMQALPSCVVWELWKRRNSMKYVDAVTTSRVIYQVSSNLQALVKVRKPGMDMVPHKWKDLLAMMENFTPKLKVTKFMWELPSAVWLKVNTDGASRGNPGRSSIGFCIRNENGNIVKSVGRDIEETTNTVAEAKAMVEALRFCKFQQYSHVWLQTDSMLLKKIMDGIWKPPWIISEQVEEMMQLMNGAITQLLIFIGRATSWLIIWLIML